GGAGCAAAGAAAGAAGAGCCAAGCACATCTGTAAAATGGTTACATATACCTATCATAGATAAAGTTGAACTAAACATACAAGAAGATTACCTACCTGAAAACGCTAAAGATAGAGATGAATTTATAGACCGACTCATAGCAAGAATACGGATATATCTACAGGGCGAAGAATCTAAATGGAAAGAAGAAAAATAGTGAGTCCTCAGTGAACACCGTTCAGAGCGTGTAATTTGCTTTTACGGATTTGCAGGAATGAGGAGCTCTTGCCTTCTACCCTTAGGGGAGAAGGATCAAGGATGAGGGGGGCTGTTAGCAGGCGAGGAAAAACGGAAGACGCAACGATAAATGCAAAGGGACTATTAATGATAAAAACGAGGATTGCCACGTCGCAATCCCGCCGTAGGCGAAAAGGAACTCACCCCCTTTTTGTCATTCCGGACTTGAGCCGGAATCTCGCTTTTATTACTCCTGTTACGTGGGTTAGGTGAGAGATCCTGAAACAAGTTCAGGATAACAAGACGGGGCGTTCAGGATAACAAAGTGGGCGGGGAGAGGCAAGTGTGGGGGTGGTTTACTAATACTTACTAAAAATTGGGAGTGAATCCCAACCTTGCTTGTATAGCGCGAACAAGTTTTCACCTGCACAAAAGATTAGTGCAGGTGAGTTCACGAATAGGCGAGATGGGGTTTACTGAATATTCACGAAAAATAATAACTAAAACATTTAGAACGCAAACCAACTGCCAATATAATGGCAAAGGGGGAGCAATGAGAGAAGATTATAAAGACGTGGTGTATGAAGGGATAGCAAAAACCACAAAAAAAGACGGACAATATGTAATAGACCACGAATATGTGATAAACACCCGGCTCGCAAATCTACAATCAGGTAAATTTCAGGAATTTGCGAAAAATGTAACTCTTCTATTTAAGATGTTAAAAGATTGGTGGGCAGAAAAATATGAATGCCCTTGGTCTACAATAGCTGCAATAATTTTTGCACTTGCATATTTTTTAAATCCTTTTGATCTAATTCCTGATGCTATACCTGTATTAGGGCTTGTAGATGATGCGGCTGTAGTTGCTTTTGTCGTTGGTATAGTGCAAAAAGATATCGAAACATATAAAAACAAAATGTTGCAATAAGCAAAGACACTTGAAACAAATAATATAAAGGAGAATAAACAATGGTAGATCCGTTTTCAGGCGCAATAGTAGCTGCTGAAGTGGCTGCTGAAAAAACTGCAGAAATTGCTGCTGAAAAAGCAATGGAATACGCAGTTAAGGAAACGACACAAGCAACACTTAAAGAAACATCTGAGATACTATCAAAACAGATGAGAGAAACATTTATTAGTGAAAAAGATAAGTTAGCAACTGATAGAGCTGTTGCTAACAGCGAGCAGTTGACAGCAATGGAAAAAACATTTGCTGAAGATTTAAAAGATGGTGGTCCTGCAATAAGAGATGAAACACTAACAAGGTTAAATGCTTCAGCATACTCAGGGAAAATGGGAGAAGGCATTGAAAAACAGAATTTATCTTCTGTTGTGGATATAAAACCTAATCAGGAAATTACACTTCCTGATGGCAGAAAAACTATTCCAGATTTACAAGGCGTAGTTAGAAGAGATTTTAAATCTCCAAAATTTGATTTTAAAAACAACAGGATTGTAGAAGAAATTATTGAAAAAGGAAAAACGATAGGTGAAGAAATAAAATTCGGCAAAGCAGACTATCTTATGCGAGAAATAGACAATGGTCATTTAGCAAAACAATTGGAAGGACATTTACGGACATCTGATTATACAAGACTTGTTATCTCAAAAGATGTTTTAAACAATAAACTTTTAATAGAAAAACTTTTTGAATTACAGAAACAATTGTTTCAAAAAACTGGCAAAACCTTTGAAGTTCGGCCAAGTTTACCTGCTAAAGATACAGTAATGCTATATAGATTGGAAGTAATTTTAGAACAATCAAGGAGGGCATAACCTATGGCTTTTCAACGGATTTATTTTTTTGTAAAAGAAGAAGATTTATCGGAAGAGATTATTAATAAATTAAGTGAGTACGAAAAAATTATCAATGCTATTTTTGAGTCGAAAAACAAAGAGGGATTCACTGCTCAATATATCGATTTAAAAGAAAATATTTTGTCTGTTTTAAATGATGTGTCAATAAATAAGGAATTTTTAGAAGAAAAGAATTATGATGAAATGAAAAATAATTTACGTTCTTTGAAAACAATAAACAACGAGTTGTATTGTGAAATAAAAGCAGACCTTGATTTAATACTTATAAATGTCAAAAAAATACAAAATCTTGTTGATTTATTACAGAAAGCAGAATCTGTCGTTCAGTTGAACAAATTGTTATTAATTTTAAAGAAAGCCCTGTCACAAAAGTGTGCGATAATACAAATCTCTACTGAAACAGAGGAGTAATTAATGAGAAAACAAATTAGGATTTTACAAGGACCAAAATTAACAAAACTTAAAAAATACAAGTATGTTGATTATGATTTTCAAGAAAGTTATTTTGAAATTCCAGAAATTATTGAAAGAGCAAATGCTTTTATTATTGCACTTTATAATATAAATGCTTTGAATGAAGTTGTTTTTAAAGTAAGAGTTATATCTCAAACAATAGAATTTTTAATTGAATATTCTTCTTGCTTTGAAGAAAATATCAACAGTATTCTTGAAAAGCATTTTCCAGC
This is a stretch of genomic DNA from bacterium. It encodes these proteins:
- a CDS encoding YkvA family protein; this encodes MREDYKDVVYEGIAKTTKKDGQYVIDHEYVINTRLANLQSGKFQEFAKNVTLLFKMLKDWWAEKYECPWSTIAAIIFALAYFLNPFDLIPDAIPVLGLVDDAAVVAFVVGIVQKDIETYKNKMLQ